In Fibrobacter sp. UWH4, a single genomic region encodes these proteins:
- a CDS encoding ATP/GTP-binding protein: MIKEFQVQNFGCIDSIRVENLKGINLIVGPNSCGKSTLLKALYAAKRSAELFQRGKNDESYQRLLHKKLRWTFQVDSLQSLIKRNASLSANVQFKADKAEVNFSIDKQKGLICSPLYNAVKPTSVNSVFLPAREILSLQKLVIKTHSLDMEFGFDETYYDLAMVLNSPTTKGKNLRGFVNSRKLLKDITGGVVSFDAKENRWFLKKDGHTFPIELASDGIKKIGMLDTLLGNRFLTKSSVVFIDELESSLHPTAISKLLDIVYELSACGVQFIISSHSYFVVKKLYLLAQKNRQSIPIISLDGGYRVDDLLDGIPEDNQIIAESIRLYEEEIDL; this comes from the coding sequence ATGATAAAGGAATTTCAAGTTCAAAATTTTGGCTGTATCGACTCGATCAGGGTTGAAAACCTGAAAGGTATCAACTTGATTGTCGGCCCGAATTCTTGCGGAAAATCGACTTTGCTCAAGGCCCTGTATGCGGCCAAACGTTCTGCCGAACTTTTTCAGCGTGGAAAGAACGATGAAAGTTATCAGAGGTTGCTGCACAAGAAACTTCGGTGGACTTTTCAGGTGGATTCGCTCCAGTCGCTGATAAAGAGAAATGCTTCGCTGTCGGCCAATGTGCAGTTCAAGGCGGATAAGGCCGAGGTGAATTTCAGCATTGATAAACAAAAAGGTTTGATTTGCTCGCCTTTATACAATGCGGTAAAGCCGACATCGGTCAATTCTGTTTTTCTCCCAGCCAGGGAAATTCTTTCTCTCCAAAAGCTCGTCATCAAGACCCATAGCCTGGATATGGAATTTGGCTTTGACGAAACCTATTACGATTTGGCGATGGTGCTGAACTCGCCGACGACAAAGGGCAAGAATCTGCGGGGTTTTGTCAATAGCCGGAAACTCTTGAAGGACATTACTGGTGGAGTGGTCAGCTTTGACGCCAAGGAAAACCGCTGGTTCCTTAAGAAGGATGGGCATACTTTCCCCATAGAACTTGCATCCGACGGTATCAAGAAAATCGGTATGCTTGATACCCTGCTTGGGAACAGGTTCTTGACAAAGTCCTCCGTTGTTTTTATTGACGAACTTGAATCGTCCCTGCATCCTACGGCAATCTCCAAGTTGCTGGATATTGTCTATGAACTTTCTGCATGCGGGGTGCAGTTCATTATTTCTTCGCATTCCTATTTTGTCGTAAAAAAACTATACCTGCTTGCCCAGAAAAATCGTCAGTCAATTCCTATTATTTCCCTTGATGGGGGCTATAGGGTAGATGATTTGCTGGATGGCATCCCGGAAGACAACCAGATTATAGCCGAATCGATTCGCCTTTACGAAGAAGAGATTGACCTGTGA
- a CDS encoding TolC family protein, whose translation MSFRAVNIIATLAVVAALAAEEKVDSLYLDFGTALQAVLTNNADVTEAKFAWLSESEAATGAYGKFEPRLVGRAFKETAERPGALFTETKEEYKIGVQGALPTGTEYNVGFNQATYTHSDYTSELYFGGELRQHLLKDGPLFFSATNEQEQARLRRELAYQKYRDALNDVLEKFCDAYWNYYYADRFLASATESARVAKDIVEDAGKRLKQGLLSPLDYSKAVAEYSDRESARLDALDKLRGARLTLLLTLSSGEYIHDPRPIAMHPDLAPDSAARLDSLTFLDSMSLMHPGYLSQGAEVMLRESELSARRADWLPTVDLIGNYGIRSRNDKAREAVRNFKTEGKRQTVLAGGIEINIPLFGGVAERHRISAQKYSVRAARTRLMLLQAQIFEEYRILQNRAQEIREQWRYGQIAVEYHQKELEEEFKKLAMGKSNYREIFEMEEDLREAERRQLENMRTLRIIDVRLMRATGKLLLQNGLETWKNEKLVLREDLTAE comes from the coding sequence ATGAGTTTCCGCGCCGTAAACATTATCGCCACCCTGGCTGTAGTTGCCGCCCTTGCCGCCGAAGAAAAGGTCGACTCGCTGTACCTGGATTTCGGGACGGCCCTGCAGGCTGTGCTCACCAACAACGCCGATGTGACGGAAGCGAAGTTCGCGTGGCTCTCGGAATCCGAGGCGGCCACGGGGGCCTACGGCAAGTTCGAGCCAAGGCTCGTGGGTCGCGCGTTCAAGGAGACCGCCGAACGGCCCGGCGCACTGTTTACGGAGACAAAGGAAGAATACAAGATTGGCGTACAGGGGGCGCTCCCCACAGGCACCGAATACAATGTGGGGTTCAACCAGGCCACCTACACGCACAGCGACTACACCTCGGAACTCTACTTCGGCGGTGAACTGCGCCAGCACCTGCTGAAGGACGGCCCGCTGTTCTTCTCGGCCACGAACGAGCAGGAACAGGCAAGGCTCCGCAGGGAACTCGCCTACCAGAAATACCGCGACGCCCTGAACGATGTCCTGGAAAAGTTCTGCGACGCCTACTGGAACTACTACTACGCCGACCGGTTCCTGGCCTCGGCCACCGAGTCGGCCCGCGTGGCAAAGGACATCGTGGAAGATGCGGGCAAGCGGCTCAAGCAGGGGCTGCTTTCGCCCCTTGACTATAGCAAGGCCGTGGCGGAGTATTCCGACCGCGAGTCGGCAAGGCTCGACGCACTCGACAAGCTGCGCGGGGCAAGGCTTACGCTGTTGCTCACGCTGTCGTCCGGCGAATACATCCACGACCCCCGCCCCATCGCCATGCACCCGGACCTCGCCCCCGATTCGGCGGCAAGGCTGGATTCGCTCACCTTCCTGGATTCCATGTCGCTCATGCATCCGGGCTACCTATCGCAAGGGGCCGAGGTCATGCTCCGCGAATCGGAACTTTCGGCAAGGCGGGCAGACTGGCTCCCCACCGTGGACCTTATCGGCAACTACGGAATCCGCAGCCGTAACGACAAGGCCCGCGAGGCCGTGAGGAATTTCAAGACCGAGGGCAAGCGCCAGACCGTGCTTGCGGGCGGCATAGAGATAAATATCCCGCTGTTCGGCGGCGTTGCCGAAAGACACCGCATATCGGCCCAGAAATACAGCGTAAGGGCAGCCCGCACAAGGCTCATGCTGTTGCAGGCGCAAATCTTCGAGGAATACCGGATTCTGCAGAACAGGGCGCAAGAAATCCGCGAACAGTGGCGCTACGGGCAGATTGCGGTGGAATACCACCAGAAGGAACTCGAAGAGGAATTCAAGAAACTCGCCATGGGCAAGAGCAACTACCGCGAAATTTTCGAGATGGAAGAGGACCTGCGCGAAGCGGAACGCCGCCAGCTCGAAAACATGCGAACACTCCGAATCATCGATGTCCGGCTGATGCGGGCCACAGGCAAACTGCTACTGCAGAACGGCCTGGAAACCTGGAAAAACGAAAAACTCGTGCTGCGCGAAGACCTGACCGCAGAATAG
- a CDS encoding efflux RND transporter periplasmic adaptor subunit, which produces MLGKALFTALALAASALAQQGFDGVTEPINQARVGFTVSGKIDSIWVKEGAFVRKGDTLMNLVNREERLRVRITGITANDSSAVLSARAKLQAYKKDLDATRNLFENSNSVSAEQVWEKQMNHDVAAAELSSAQTERERAKLEHDVARAELEKRVLTAPFDGEIVSISKNKGESVEGLEPVIEIADVRTCRMVAYVVANRSGKLKPGQQVSLSLDGRKQVRRKKGKIEFVSPVVDKSSMLRTVKVIFDNSDLAVEPGVTGKILLK; this is translated from the coding sequence ATGCTCGGCAAGGCCCTATTTACAGCACTCGCCCTCGCGGCATCTGCACTTGCGCAGCAGGGGTTCGACGGTGTCACGGAACCCATCAACCAGGCCCGCGTCGGGTTCACCGTGTCCGGGAAGATTGACAGCATCTGGGTCAAGGAAGGCGCGTTCGTGCGCAAGGGTGACACGCTCATGAACCTCGTGAACCGCGAGGAACGGCTGCGCGTCCGCATCACGGGTATCACGGCAAACGACTCCTCGGCTGTACTCTCGGCCAGGGCGAAGCTCCAGGCCTACAAGAAGGACCTGGACGCGACCCGCAACCTTTTCGAGAACAGCAACTCCGTAAGCGCGGAACAGGTCTGGGAAAAGCAGATGAACCACGACGTGGCGGCTGCCGAACTCTCGTCGGCGCAGACCGAAAGGGAACGCGCGAAGCTCGAACACGATGTCGCCCGGGCCGAACTCGAAAAGCGCGTTCTCACCGCCCCCTTCGACGGCGAAATCGTTTCCATATCCAAGAACAAGGGCGAAAGCGTCGAGGGTCTGGAACCCGTCATCGAAATCGCGGATGTGCGCACCTGCCGCATGGTCGCCTACGTGGTGGCGAACAGGTCGGGCAAGCTAAAACCCGGCCAACAGGTAAGCCTCTCGCTCGACGGGCGCAAGCAGGTTCGCCGCAAGAAGGGCAAAATCGAGTTCGTGTCGCCCGTGGTGGACAAGTCCAGCATGCTGCGCACCGTGAAGGTCATATTCGACAACTCGGACCTGGCCGTCGAGCCGGGTGTCACGGGGAAAATCCTGCTTAAATGA